Below is a genomic region from Drosophila albomicans strain 15112-1751.03 chromosome 2R, ASM965048v2, whole genome shotgun sequence.
AACTTAGCTAAGTTTAAATTGGGGTTTCTTTAAGTACTCACTATCgtagagcagcagcaaaggcaacagcacAGAGATCCACTTTTGCTCAATGGACCAATCGTAAACGGGATATTTGCGTAGAGTGTGAGCATACCAGCACTATAAAGAGAAAAGAAGTTTATTTTGGAATTGCTAAAATGGAATATCATATAAATCATACTACGTAATCATTGAACATATAAAAGCGTTGTCACTTAATTTCACAACTCTAGATTCTATAGTCGCCGAGATAACCGTGTTTATAAGcgcggacagacagaaagacggaAAAACAATGCTATTCAAACTGTTAATGTAAATTCTACaagaaaattacatttaacagTACTATAACAGCACTTCAACAGTCGCTTAATAGCTACTTACAATCACTATAAAGGTGAACAGCAGAAAGATGAACCTAAACCAGATCTCGATCTGTGTAAACTCGGGACTGTACGTCTTGAACTGCAAAAGATTGAATTAGTCTTTGAATTTCATTAAGAAACAAAGTTGTCTACTCACATAGAACGTAATGGATCTGATGTTGTATTTCTGATGGAACGATTCCAAGCCTAGGAAACGCACCGTGATGATGTAGTGGGCATAGTCCAGGAAACCCAAGTGCATCACCGTAAATTCCTCACAATCATTACGCACACAGATCAAATGCCTCGTCCTGTTGTGCGCCATGCTGGCTCCAAGGACACTCAGTGGCTTGTGCTGCTCGCTGATACCATCGATGGAGACGCTGATCTGGAAACTCTTGTCATATCGTTCATCTAGAAAGAAAAGATTTCGTTAGAATGTTGATAGCAGAAATTGTAATGTTTATAAAGTTTCCGATTTTATAGCtttaataaagtataaattaatGTTCTAGTAATGGCAagtgttttttacttttatgataaaatctattattattaaatgctaAGCTGCAAAATGTgtgataaaaattataataaatttgaaataaaatcttatttatatttataatttttctccttccaaaaaacacattttatgatacttctttataatttaaatgaattattattatgttaaaagttaaatagaaattaataaatttaaaaaaatatataagtttcCTATAATCCTTTTTCCTACCTTccaacaaaatgaaagtaaaatatacccCTAATTTTGTGAGCAATTTTGATAAGATTCTTAACTCTTATTTCCCGATTTATATTAATCTCTCTTTACTCACCATCATTGTTATCCGTTACCAACTTGGCAATCAGCCACAGTTGTTGGGAGTAAGTGGTCATCAATGGGGACTTCATGGCAAACGGTCCGGTGGCCAGCACCGTCTTGCTGTGCGCCAACGTTGTGTTGGCCAATATCTGCTTGGCCGTCAATGCGTCTGTGGTTGTGATGGGCGGACCCGTGAGTCCGATGATGATGCCCAGGCCGAAGCAGGTGAAGAAGCCGAGAAAGACCATGACAAACTCACGCTTGTGCATGGAATACATGCGCATGTGAACGGATCTCTCGCAGCGATCGTGAAAGAAGGCGGGTGAAATGTATTTGTTGAATTCGCTGAACAAATCACTAAATTGCGACAACGAATTCTTTAGGCGCAACAATAATCCACCCGAGGGCAGATGATAGGCATAGCCCAGCCCCGAGGTGTCGCTTGGCGGTTTTGCCATGGCTGGAGTTGCAACTGGAAGTGCGTCTCTGATTTGTTTGATTCGAGtttccttttgttttcttgctgCGCTTTACAAATTGTGCATTATTTCAGTGGTACCCAAACTGTAACTGCTTTACAGTTGTAGCTGCGCTGCAATGGCGACTTTAAACATTGAATTGCAATGATTTTATGGcgtatttaaacaatttctgCGCTGTTTGCTTGCTTGGGTGAAAAGTATTGATTTTGGCTGGCCATCACAtatgttttgctgttttgcacTTCGCCCCCCAAAGGGTGGTGGGTCTCTTGCACAGTTTGGCACGCACTGCGCATGCGCTCTCTTATCAGTGccattcaaaatgtaaacaaagcaGTTGGGCTTCGAATGTAAACAACTCAATTTAGACTTTAAGATTTGCGgtttctaatttaaaatgttggtCCGAAAGGtagtataattaaaattgttattaagttattatttaatttaaaacaatttcttagtag
It encodes:
- the LOC117575689 gene encoding transmembrane protein 181; translation: MAKPPSDTSGLGYAYHLPSGGLLLRLKNSLSQFSDLFSEFNKYISPAFFHDRCERSVHMRMYSMHKREFVMVFLGFFTCFGLGIIIGLTGPPITTTDALTAKQILANTTLAHSKTVLATGPFAMKSPLMTTYSQQLWLIAKLVTDNNDDERYDKSFQISVSIDGISEQHKPLSVLGASMAHNRTRHLICVRNDCEEFTVMHLGFLDYAHYIITVRFLGLESFHQKYNIRSITFYFKTYSPEFTQIEIWFRFIFLLFTFIVICWYAHTLRKYPVYDWSIEQKWISVLLPLLLLYDNPFFPLIFLMNSWLPGMLDAVLQATFLCALLMFWLCIYHGLRQNERRFVSFYLVKIIVVLPIWLCAIVLATWEKCNELRDPTYSHFVDTKNYNGLKMFFYIACCMYVLYLGLLLLRAYTELRSMPYFDVRLKFLTLLMLFVLSISITVTTCRFGFGILEDNFVATLNTTYRSSAQFMCFYGLLNFYLYTMAYVYSPDGRFAQAELAVTKDNPAISMIDDSDEDVVYGSDEESRRPLTSVGGGAGKNDYDSD